A segment of the Pseudomonas serboccidentalis genome:
CAGCGCGCCGACCAAGGAAGAAGTTGAAGCCCGCGCCGAGCGTTATCAGGTTCGCCTGAGCAAGGTCGGTGAAAACGTTCAGGTGACCGTCGAGAAAAACATCAACACCGTTGCGCCGGCCGATGTGGCCCGCAAAGTGTTGAGCGTGATTCAGGACAACCTGGGCTGATCACATGCGCTTTGCCGTTCTCGGCAGCGGTAGCCAAGGGAACGGCACGCTGATCGCCAGTGCTGATACGTATGTGCTGGTGGATTGTGGTTTTTCCCTGCGGGAAACCGAAAAACGCCTGTTGCGTCTGGGTGTGAACCCGGCGCAACTGAGCGCGATACTCGTAACCCACGAACATGCCGACCACGTGCATGGCGTGGGTTTGCTGTCTCGGCGCTACAATCTGCCGGTCTACCTCAGTCGCGGCACACTGCGCGGGATGCGCAAACCGATCGAACCCGCAGGCTTTCTGGCCGGCGGCGAGCAGCTGCAGATCGGCGCTCTGAACATCCGGGTCATTGCCGTGGCCCATGATGCGCAGGAGCCGACCCAGTATGTATTCAGCGATAACGAGCAGCGACGCTTCGGCTTGCTGACCGACCTGGGTTCCTACTGCGAGCGGGTGCTGGACGGCTATCGGGATCTCGATGCATTGATGATCGAGTCCAACCATTGCCGCGACATGCTGGCCCGTGGTCACTATCCGTACTTTCTCAAGCAGCGGGTGGGCGGCGAGCTGGGACATTTGAATAACCATCAGGCGGCATTCCTGGTGGCCGAGTTGGGGTGGCAGGGCTTGCAGCATCTGGTCCTCGCCCACCTGAGCAGCAAGAACAACCTGCCGCAGCTGGCCCGGCAATGTTTCGTCGACACCCTCGGGTGCGACCCGGACTGGCTGCAACTGGCCGATCAAGATTCAGGGCTCGACTGGCGCCATATCGCCTAGCCCATCTACTTAGCAAGCGGAGCCCATCATGGAAAAACGTGAAGAACTCTACCGCGGCAAAGCCAAATCGGTTTACAAGACCGACGACGCTGACCGCTTGATCCTGCTGTTTCGCAACGACACTTCGGCGTTCGACGGCAAACGCATCGAGCAGCTCGACCGCAAAGGCATGGTGAACAACAAGTTCAACGCCTTCATCATGCAGAAACTCGAAGCGGCCGGCATTCCGACCCAATTCGACAAACTGCTGGGCGACAACGAGTGCCTGGTGAAGAAGCTGGACATGATCCCGGTCGAGTGCGTCGTGCGTAACTACGCCGCCGGCAGCCTGGTAAAACGTCTGGGCGTCGAAGAGGGCATGAAGCTCAACCCGTACACCTTCGAGCTGTTCCTGAAGGACGACGCCAAGGGCGACCCGTTCATCAACGAATCCCACGTCGTGGCATTCGGCTGGGGCACCGCCGAGCAACTGGCGCGCATGAAGGAACTGTCGCTCAAGGTCAACGAAGTCCTGAGCAAACTGTTCGACGACGCAGGCCTCTTGCTGGTGGACTTCAAGCTTGAGTTCGGCGTGTTCAGCGACGGCTCCATCGTCCTGGGCGACGAGTTCAGCCCGGACGGCTGCCGTCTGTGGGACAAGGACACCAAGAAGAAAATGGACAAGGACCGCTTCCGCCAGGGCCTCGGTGACGTCATCGAAGCCTACGAAGAAGTCGCCAATCGTCTGGGTGTACCGCTTTAATCGACGCAAGCATCTGATAGCACGAAGAAATTTTGCGAAAGAGGGTTTGCTTTCGGCAAAAGTGTTGTTATGATGCGCGCCGTTGGAGAGATGCCAGAGTGGCCGAATGGGACGGATTCGAAATCCGTTGTACCTTCACCGGTACCTAGGGTTCGAATCCCTATCTCTCCGCCATATTTAAAAAACCTTTGTAAATCAATGAGTTACGAAGGTTAAGAAACAGCGATTTGTAGCAGTGGTTTGCAGCAGGTTTTGCAAAACACAGCGAATAAATCGCTGTTTTTTTTCGTCTGTCCTTTTTCGATTGAGTTATGAGTGTTAACGCCCTGTCCATCAGCCGTTACCCTCTGTGGCCGTCTATGGTTTGTGAAAGGGTGTCGACCGGGGAAGGTGCGTCCGGACCCGTTGAGACGTATTGGAGGATGTCTGGTGTGCCTGCTTGGCTGCCGGTGGTTGACTGGGTACACCCGGGGAGCCACTTGTCTATTTTGGCTTTTCTCTCTTTGTCCTAATGTCCTATTGCCATGTGTTTGCCTTTCGGGCATAAAGGGCGAGGGCACCCCTCCAAGCTTTAACTATGCAGTGCTACCACTGCAATGATCGTTAATGTAAGGACATATGCTACTGTGAGTTACGCTGAGACTATCGATTCGCAATGTTATGAGTCTCGCGGGGCGTAAGGTAAATAGCGGGGGGTGCCGCTTCTTACTCCGGTAGCGTACAGGCCGGAGGCTGCCTTGAAGCTACTGAATCCCCCAAGTCGATCTATCCATAAGCTCGATTCTCTTGATCTTCTTTGCAACCTTCTGGGTGTAAAAAAAGGACAACTTCTTTATATCTGCTACAAGCGAGCAGATGAACAAAAATATAAATCCTTTGAGATTCCCAAAAAAAATGGCGGTCTTCGTAAGATTGATTCACCTCAAAAGGGATTGAGGGTGGTTCAGCAAAAGTTGGCAGAGCTTTTGACTGAGAATTTAGAGTTCAAACCTTGCGTTCAGGGTTTTATTAAAGGAAGGGGCATACTTCAAAATGCCATTTTGCATAAAAAAATCTAACTGGGTGTTAAACGTAGATATTAAAGATTTTTTTGGTTCAATTAATTTTGGTAGGGTTCGTGCTGTTTTCATCGCCAAGCCTTTCGAAATTCATCCGGACGTAGCGACAGTTATTGCTCAAATCTGCTGTTTCAATAATTATCTTCCCCAAGGTGCTGCAACCTCTCCAGTTGTGTCGAATATTGTTGCCAGTATTTTGGATAATCGAATTATAAAACATGTTAGAAGCCATCGTCTTATTTATTCAAGATACGCTGATGATATAACACTTTCCGCGAAAAGGAATTTTCCCCGAGAAATCGCTCATGTTAGCGACGGACGAACAATCATTGGGGAAGATTTAGCCAATATTTTTTCGAGGGCCAGCTTTGAAATAAATGAAAAAAAGAGTCGGCTTCAATCAAAATATGATAGGCAGGAAGTGACAGGGCTAATAACAAATAAAAAAGTAAACATTCCTGCTGAGTATAAAAACAAAGTCCGTACCGCGATATACCACTGGATTCAAGACCCAAAAGAGGCGGAGCGTAAGTATTTCATTGATATACTAAAGCTTAATCCCGACGAAGTGGAGCTGACGGAAGATGGGCGAAAACTAAGGCATAACATATATGGTAGATTATCTTTTATCGCAATGGTGAAAGGAAAAGACGATCCAACATACGTTAAACTAATATTGAAAATGGCCGAGCATGATAAAACCCCTCCTAAATTTTTAAAATCCATTAAGGAAGAATATAAAATGTACGATGTTTTTCTCTGTCATGCATCAGAAGACAAAGCAGCCATTGTGGAGCCGTTGTATGAAGCACTTACGAAAATTGGTGTTCATGCATTTTATGACTCTAAGGAAATTGCGTGGGGTGATTCTCTTATCGAAACAATCAACAAAGCCCTTATTAAGTCGCAATATGTGATTGCGGTAATGACTGATAACTCTGTTGTGAAAGCGTGGCCGCAAAAGGAAATCAACGCCGTTCTCAATGGGGATATTTCTGGTGGAACCAAACGACTGCTGCCAT
Coding sequences within it:
- the purC gene encoding phosphoribosylaminoimidazolesuccinocarboxamide synthase, producing the protein MEKREELYRGKAKSVYKTDDADRLILLFRNDTSAFDGKRIEQLDRKGMVNNKFNAFIMQKLEAAGIPTQFDKLLGDNECLVKKLDMIPVECVVRNYAAGSLVKRLGVEEGMKLNPYTFELFLKDDAKGDPFINESHVVAFGWGTAEQLARMKELSLKVNEVLSKLFDDAGLLLVDFKLEFGVFSDGSIVLGDEFSPDGCRLWDKDTKKKMDKDRFRQGLGDVIEAYEEVANRLGVPL
- a CDS encoding MBL fold metallo-hydrolase encodes the protein MRFAVLGSGSQGNGTLIASADTYVLVDCGFSLRETEKRLLRLGVNPAQLSAILVTHEHADHVHGVGLLSRRYNLPVYLSRGTLRGMRKPIEPAGFLAGGEQLQIGALNIRVIAVAHDAQEPTQYVFSDNEQRRFGLLTDLGSYCERVLDGYRDLDALMIESNHCRDMLARGHYPYFLKQRVGGELGHLNNHQAAFLVAELGWQGLQHLVLAHLSSKNNLPQLARQCFVDTLGCDPDWLQLADQDSGLDWRHIA
- a CDS encoding TIR domain-containing protein; this translates as MLNVDIKDFFGSINFGRVRAVFIAKPFEIHPDVATVIAQICCFNNYLPQGAATSPVVSNIVASILDNRIIKHVRSHRLIYSRYADDITLSAKRNFPREIAHVSDGRTIIGEDLANIFSRASFEINEKKSRLQSKYDRQEVTGLITNKKVNIPAEYKNKVRTAIYHWIQDPKEAERKYFIDILKLNPDEVELTEDGRKLRHNIYGRLSFIAMVKGKDDPTYVKLILKMAEHDKTPPKFLKSIKEEYKMYDVFLCHASEDKAAIVEPLYEALTKIGVHAFYDSKEIAWGDSLIETINKALIKSQYVIAVMTDNSVVKAWPQKEINAVLNGDISGGTKRLLPLIHGDKEKILNNNFLMSDKLYVVWQDNPDEIAQKIKALLAS